One window from the genome of Yamadazyma tenuis chromosome 7, complete sequence encodes:
- the PSE1 gene encoding importin subunit beta-3 (COG:U,Y; EggNog:ENOG503NUCV), producing the protein MSTIPADINARLGELIKGLSSPDNSVRGEAEKKLENDWSDNQQVTILLVYLAEQACMGETEYLRSFTAVLFRRIANKSPKPPTKFTDRNIGVISEESRLQIRQILLKAFVSESSNQVRHKLSDGIAEVAKEYTSQENSWPELLPALFSAATNSNSSIRESAFRIFAAAPDIIGQRYLNEVLPVFNQGFQDPNDDVRIASCTAFVEFFKELPRNVWGSLAPLLPNLLNSLPMFLESGQDSSLALVLESLIELVMVAPKMFKDMFPTIIEFCSAVSKNNDMETNTRNAALELLTTFSEVSPNMCKRSESYTSTIVLVTLSMLTEVCIDDDDAADWNNNTNSDDEDEELEYDAARQSLDRVALKLGGHSLAAPLFQYLPTMCQSPNWRERQAALMALSAAAEGCADVLINEIPKLLELILPLIDDAHSRVQYACCNALGQMSTDFADVIQRTSGAQILPALISKLTNQSVPRVQAHAAAALVNFSEAATKEVVEPYLDDLLTNLLGLLHSPKKYVQEQALTTISAIADAAEKKFLKYYDTLMPLLFNVLKSDVGEENRALLARCIECSTLIASAVGKEKFSEHSNDLIQLFGHIQSTIETPDDEVIPYLDQGWARICRLVGKDFTQYLPSILPSLIETAKATQDISLLDEEEADEYQQSDEWDVIQFGGKHLAVHTAALDEKVTALELLNSYAMDLKADFFPWVGQLVEITIPGLDFYLHDGVRVQAAITLTSLLQCTVAATGNNSNETLQIWTQICDKLCTTLASEPISELLIAYYSSLKNCINIIHPGALSHVQLESLSKAINTNLIEVYQRVRQKDNEDDEYTEDVDDGEEEYTDEEILDKISGVIRSIFKSSKVEFLPHFNLIFTTVLQVIGEENVNLRLNGLAAINDLVEFTGPASYTYKDQFLNFVGESLTSSEATIRQYACSIVGFAAQNGGEQYKEFCLSSLPHLFRMVSIPDSKAEENVYATESSVGAIAKICHAFGSSIPDLDSVIQQWFNLLPVVQNEQVAPYVYYFLGELVKSQHPVVQNGITKVVDSILQALSNAALIGQDAARAAELARQVLGSMPHPEAIALLQKYNESDLIKKYFS; encoded by the coding sequence TAGGCGAGTTGATAAAAGGCTTATCGTCACCTGATAACTCGGTTAGAGGCGAAGCCGAAAAGAAGCTCGAAAACGACTGGTCTGacaatcaacaagttacCATTCTTCTTGTGTATCTTGCAGAACAAGCATGTATGGGAGAAACCGAATATTTAAGGTCTTTCACGGCGGTGTTGTTCAGAAGAATAGCAAATAAATCCCCCAAACCGCCCACAAAATTCACCGATAGAAATATCGGGGTCATCAGCGAAGAATCTCGTCTTCAGATCAGACAGATCCTTTTGAAGGCATTCGTATCAGAATCGTCAAATCAAGTGAGGCACAAATTGAGTGATGGTATCGCCGAGGTGGCCAAGGAGTATACTCTGCAAGAGAATTCCTGGCCCGAATTGCTTCCTGCTTTGTTTTCTGCTGCTACCAACAGCAATAGTAGCATTCGTGAATCTGCCTTTAGGATCTTTGCGGCTGCCCCCGACATTATTGGACAGCGGTACTTAAACGAAGTGTTACCTGTTTTCAACCAGGGGTTCCAGGACCCAAATGATGATGTTAGAATCGCTCTGTGCACAGCGTTTGtggagttcttcaaagagttACCCAGGAATGTTTGGGGTTCCTTGGCTCCTTTATTACCCAACTTATTGAACTCTTTGCCAATGTTCTTGGAAAGTGGACAAGACTCATCGTTGGCTTTGGTATTGGAATCTCTCATagaattggtgatggtggcACCTAAAATGTTCAAAGATATGTTCCCCACCATAATTGAATTTTGTTCAGCCGTGTCTAAGAATAACGACATGGAAACTAATACCAGAAATGCAgctttggaattgttgaCGACTTTTTCGGAGGTATCACCAAACATGTGTAAGCGCTCAGAAAGTTACACCAGTACAATCGTGTTGGTGACGTTGTCCATGTTGACGGAAGTGTgtattgatgatgatgatgctgCTGACTGGAATAATAATACCAATAGTGATGACGAGGACGAAGAATTGGAATACGATGCTGCTCGTCAAAGTTTGGACCGTGTggccttgaagttgggtGGCCACTCTCTTGCTGCTCCCTTGTTCCAATACTTGCCTACGATGTGTCAGTCTCCAAACTGGAGAGAACGTCAAGCTGCCTTAATGGCATTGTCTGCCGCCGCTGAAGGATGTGCTGATGTATTGATAAACGAAATCcccaaacttcttgaattGATACTACCATTGATCGATGATGCACATTCAAGAGTCCAATATGCGTGTTGTAATGCATTGGGACAAATGTCTACCGATTTTGCTGATGTGATCCAAAGAACCTCTGGTGCTCAAATTTTACCTGCTTTAATTTCAAAATTAACTAACCAGTCTGTTCCTAGAGTTCAAGCTCATGCTGCTGCTGCATTGGTGAACTTCAGTGAAGCTGCTACCAAGGAAGTGGTGGAACCATATTTGGATGATTTGTTAACGAATTTGTTAGGACTTTTGCATTCACCTAAAAAGTatgttcaagaacaagctCTTACTACCATTTCTGCCATTGCAGATGCTGCTGAAAAGAAATTTCTCAAATACTACGATACGTTAATGCCATTGTTGTTCAATGTGTTGAAATCCGATGTGGGTGAAGAAAACAGAGCCTTATTAGCCAGATGTATTGAATGTTCCACATTGATTGCTTCTGCTGTTGGAAAGGAAAAGTTTTCGGAACATTCAAACGATTTGATTCAATTATTTGGTCATATTCAGTCTACCATTGAAACTCCCGACGACGAAGTCATTCCTTATTTGGATCAAGGTTGGGCTAGAATCTGTAGATTGGTTGGTAAAGACTTTACTCAATACTTGCCTTCAATTTTACCGTCGCTTATAGAAACAGCAAAAGCCACTCAGGATATATCCCtcttggatgaagaagaagctgatGAATACCAACAAAGTGACGAATGGGATGTTATTCAGTTCGGTGGTAAACACCTTGCTGTTCATACTGCTGCTTTAGATGAAAAAGTGACCGCTTtagagttgttgaacagcTACGCTATGGATTTGAAGGCTGATTTCTTTCCTTGGGTTGGTcagttggtggaaattACTATTCCTGGTTTGGATTTCTACTTACACGATGGTGTTAGAGTTCAAGCTGCCATAACATTGACTTCACTTTTGCAGTGCACAGTAGCGGCTACTGGTAATAATTCTAATGAGACATTGCAAATCTGGACTCAAATTTGTGATAAATTGTGTACCACTTTAGCCAGTGAACCAATTTCGGAGTTGTTAATTGCCTACTATTCCTCTCTCAAGAATTGCATCAACATCATCCACCCTGGTGCTTTATCTCACGTGCAATTAGAAAGCTTATCCAAAGCCATAAATACCAACTTGATAGAAGTTTATCAAAGAGTTAGACAAAAGGACAACGAAGACGATGAATACACTGAAGATGTGGATGATGGGGAGGAAGAATAcactgatgaagaaatttTAGACAAAATTAGTGGAGTCATAAGGtccattttcaaaagtAGTAAGGTTGAATTTTTACCTCATTTCAACCTCATATTCACCACTGTTTTGCAGGTAATTGGCGAGGAGAATGTTAACTTAAGATTGAATGGCTTAGCTGCTATCAATGATCTTGTGGAGTTCACCGGCCCAGCTTCATATACTTATAAAGATcaattcttgaactttgtgGGTGAATCGTTGACCTCTTCGGAAGCGACTATCAGGCAGTATGCCTGCTCTATTGTCGGCTTCGCTGCACAAAATGGAGGGGAGCAGTATAAGGAATTCTGCTTATCAAGCTTACCTCACTTATTCAGAATGGTCTCCATTCCTGACTCCAAAGCCGAAGAAAACGTGTACGCAACCGAGTCCCTGGTGGGAGCCATTGCTAAAATTTGCCATGCTTTTGGATCATCTATTCCAGACTTGGATAGTGTTATTCAGCAATGGTTCAACCTTTTACCAGTTGTCCAGAATGAACAAGTAGCCCCATACGTCTACTACTTTTTGGGAGAATTAGTTAAGAGTCAGCACCCTGTGGTTCAGAACGGTATAACCAAGGTTGTGGACTCAATATTACAAGCATTATCAAACGCAGCGTTAATCGGGCAGGATGCTGCTCGGGCCGCAGAGTTGGCTAGACAGGTTCTTGGATCCATGCCACACCCAGAAGCTATTGCACTCTTGCAGAAGTATAACGAGTCTGACCTCATCAAAAAATACTTCTCATAA
- the SLX4 gene encoding 5'-flap endonuclease (COG:L; EggNog:ENOG503PNCN): MIESELQDSESSLQFLSTQIQSVYERDEARESASRKTSESISQLQHFSNATTKKQPKGTVKKTIIKPFQRSKKAPRTNKIHSLTSHVQDIFGRTPITDFSDQHSILSYFSTKKHKIQHILHTLEKDSNDAASNRNFTRNIGSVIPYNREEWAEITDAIKENLPNLSDATMRTLKTITRRIENQTSLDPDAPQIPESISLWDQASHHPSIPLTPSDIRTLYDLNSDQMAQDTSFIEEEEIPDSCSEPEILEITSEDIGISSRQPIQDIDTKINVLDSMNSLKFPAPQSKDDFVEEEVAEISSETEPLAEEMALEVLSSSQSMNDQEVIISSSVRSSSVSSRLATPKKSKLAFNISPLKLTPPNFSSSFETDSVYATAVSSFHHTQLCNSPPKKYNTRTIEMDGEINIREVDSDHIKIRKIGQRQKSVGEDEVEDSDDDAVNISIIELSTLVEESEEESMVGQLIAKADRSVIQVPSSPDIGAVTLSQRNPSEFSQMSAKELRGVFKDWQLKPVKTKEKMIEILENASEIIDSQNPSQLTQTEFNEQVFQKLSEAIKNNHEWLEKINSYEPILIEKLKAWLDTETIICEPDLLEKFCDFKGICYTNKDKE, encoded by the coding sequence ATGATAGAACTGGAACTCCAGGATTCTGAGAGTAGCCTCCAGTTTCTCTCGACGCAGATTCAGCTGGTGTATGAACGAGACGAAGCTCGAGAGTCGGCTAGCCGTAAAACGAGCGAGTCGATATCTCAACTACAGCATTTTAGCAATGCTACCACAAAGAAGCAGCCGAAAGGGACGGTAAAGAAAACCATAATTAAGCCATTCCAGCGATCTAAGAAAGCACCACGTACCAACAAAATCCATTCACTAACCTCACACgttcaagatatttttgGCAGAACCCCCATAACTGACTTCAGTGATCAACACTCGATACTATCATACTTTTCTACTAAAAAGCATAAGATTCAACATATTTTGCATACTCTCGAAAAGGACTCCAACGATGCAGCCAGTAATAGAAATTTTACAAGGAATATCGGACTGGTTATTCCTTACAACAGAGAAGAATGGGCTGAAATTACCGATGCTATTAAAGAAAACCTACCTAACCTTTCTGATGCCACAAtgagaactttgaaaacgATTACCCGTAGAATCGAAAACCAGACCTCGTTGGACCCAGACGCGCCACAAATTCCGGAGAGTATATCACTCTGGGACCAAGCATCTCATCATCCATCAATACCGTTGACCCCAAGCGATATCAGGACCTTATATGACTTGAACTCGGACCAAATGGCACAAGATACCAgctttattgaagaagaggagaTTCCAGACTCATGTTCTGAGCCtgaaattcttgaaatcacaTCAGAAGATATTGGTATTAGTTCACGGCAGCCCATCCAAGACATTGATACCAAAATTAACGTTCTTGATTCGATGAACAGTCTCAAGTTTCCAGCCCCACAGTCGAAAGATGATTTCGTGGAGGAAGAAGTAGCCGAAATACTGTCAGAAACAGAACCCCTTGCAGAAGAAATGGCTCTTGAGGTGCTATCATCTTCTCAGTCTATGAatgatcaagaagtcatcatttcttcttcagtaaGGAGCTCTCTGGTCAGCTCTAGGCTAGCTACGCCGAAGAAATCCAAACTAGCATTCAATATCTCGCCATTAAAGCTAACTCCTCCAAACTTTTCTAGTTCTTTCGAGACAGATTCTGTATATGCTACTGCTGTATCCCTGTTTCATCACACCCAACTCTGCaattcaccaccaaaaaagtATAACACTCGAACAATCGAAATGGATGGAGAAATCAACATTAGGGAGGTGGATAGCGACCATATCAAGATACGAAAAATAGGCCAACGACAGAAAAGTGTTGGCGAAGATGAGGTGGAGGATTCTGACGATGATGCAGTAAACATCAGTATCATAGAGCTATCGACCTTAGTTGAGGAATCGGAAGAGGAGTCAATGGTTGGCCAGCTAATTGCTAAAGCTGACCGGTCGGTGATTCAAGTTCCATCAAGTCCAGATATAGGAGCTGTAACACTATCCCAGAGAAACCCGTCGGAGTTTAGTCAGATGTCCGCCAAAGAACTTCGTGGAGTGTTCAAAGATTGGCAGTTAAAACCAGTAAAAACCAAAGAGAAGATGATTGAGATTTTGGAGAATGCTAGCGAAATCATCGACAGCCAGAACCCTTCACAGCTAACACAAACCGAGTTCAACGAACAAGTatttcaaaaactctcTGAAGCCATCAAGAATAATCACGAGTGGTtggagaaaatcaacaGCTACGAACCTATTCTCATTGAGAAACTCAAGGCGTGGCTTGATACCGAAACAATCATTTGTGAACCtgacttgttggagaaatttTGTGACTTCAAAGGAATTTGCTATACCAATAAAGATAAGGAATAA
- the NIF3 gene encoding NGG1 interacting factor 3 (BUSCO:EOG09263UQF; COG:S; EggNog:ENOG503P0V5) encodes MSKVSLKRAVSAIQKFYPIRLADSSWDNTGLLVEAYSEKDTSASLKILLTIDLTQSVVDEAISHNTNLIMAYHPFIFRGLKSITSKDPQQRSLLKLIKNDISVYCPHTAVDSAVGGVNDFLVDAVSKESEIASKSPITPDSLDPNCGAGRIINLASPISLEKAVERVKEALGLKYVQVAVANGKSKSHEISSIAICAGSGGGVFKGVEADLYFTGELSHHEALFFNESGSSVIVCNHSNTERAFLKVFKDQLQSELEDAEIIISQSDKDPFETW; translated from the exons ATGAGTAAAGTTTCATTGAAAAGAGCCGTCAGTGCCA TTCAAAAGTTCTACCCCATCCGATTGGCCGATTCATCGTGGGACAACACTGGTCTCTTGGTAGAAGCATACTCTGAGAAAGATACATCTGCATCACTTAAGATCCTTTTGACCATCGACTTGACCCAAAGCGTGGTAGATGAAGCCATATCACATAACACAAACTTGATCATGGCGTACCATCCCTTCATTTTCAGGGGTCTCAAAAGCATTACCAGTAAAGACCCTCAGCAGAGATctttattgaagttgataaaaAACGACATCAGTGTCTATTGTCCTCACACCGCCGTCGATAGTGCAGTTGGAGGCGTCAATGACTTCTTGGTGGACGCGGTCTCTAAAGAATCTGAAATTGCATCTAAGCTGCCCATCACCCCAGATTCTTTGGATCCCAATTGTGGAGCCGGCAGAatcatcaatttggccaGTCCCATCTCTCTCGAGAAAGCAGTCGAACGGGTCAAGGAAGCGTTGGGCTTGAAGTATGTTCAAGTCGCTGTTGCAAATGGTAAGTCCAAGTCTCACGAGATCAGCTCGATTGCAATTTGTGCTGGGTCAGGAGGAGGTGTCTttaaaggtgttgaagcAGACTTGTATTTCACTGGAGAGTTGTCTCACCATGAAGcccttttcttcaacgaATCTGGTAGTTCTGTGAttgtttgcaaccattCCAACACCGAAAGAGCATTTTTGaaagttttcaaagacCAGTTGCAATCTGAACTCGAAGATGCTGAAATAATTATAAGCCAGCTGGATAAGGATCCGTTTGAAACTTGGTAG
- a CDS encoding uncharacterized protein (COG:D; EggNog:ENOG503Q5JM): MSMTNDNPKQIEMIKCATSPAYNYHSTLTQCTGTDTLFLYGGFDDSDQLDSNVYLFDTKTRTWQIDKSHQGLFREGHSASYIGNGNILVFGGVPLDDDFSLNHGNVSEQEIAKRKSLMLIYNIYSKTWITPPEFVLKNAPRFRSRHACCVSPDGNKMYFHGGLLNSSMSLLNDLYSYDLSTGSWDGPYKFVYRFHHSIFIFNGKLFSFGGLNENMNHVSDKIAFFDLQDHTTGEISISSKNGHFGSNIRKIYLGLDESIKLDVTYPSSMFKLRDSTLFQVSYYNLKQLKYVSVLDSSNLKSLFRKTYNEDITNFSWITAVISDHGCLLLFGCKQRSYGSSTLMSAETVRADNHINATSNADEEDELTDDEEMVAESEDETAYEFDDRIIRDSDIDLVENGNISVVLSIPLEELGIKLNDPRASTDSLLQADMGKFLESQEFTDFKIYCFKETNARVKYLDNPEMLEDVSMFEDGPDNCQFEVLNVHRMILLARWPYFRRLIESGMSEAKLNKMFIPEPSCWVKAMIYYLYTGSVEFESLYIDKFTYEDYSGVLILSNFYELIDLRTLMLNKLYDNLDSLLEAEAPSVNLQTEDRVRSILNMWCNVFTANETLLVEKLAQLIKASWSTILESPAFAQLPKSAIVKLTQICTVSEHEFLETPKKHSRTSIINSDNGFSSTLETPEREGCNSPFLQTPNSTKSEERQSPNVGETLSQLPVLQHLSNLLHDSIDD; the protein is encoded by the coding sequence ATGAGCATGACTAATGATAACCCTAAGCAGATCGAAATGATCAAGTGTGCCACTAGTCCAGCGTATAACTACCATTCCACCCTCACACAGTGCACAGGAACCGATACGTTGTTTTTGTACGGCGGGTTTGATGATCTGGACCAGCTTGACAGTAATGTGTACCTTTTTGACACCAAAACCCGTACCTGGCAAATCGATAAAAGCCACCAGGGACTATTCCGAGAAGGCCATCTGGCCAGTTACATTGGTAATGGTAacattttggtgtttggaGGTGTTCCATTGGATGATGACTTTTCTCTAAATCATGGTAATGTAAGTGAACAGGAGATTGCAAAAAGGAAGAGCTTAATGTTGATATACAATATTTATTCCAAAACCTGGATCACTCCGCCAGAGTTCGTGCTTAAGAATGCCCCTCGTTTTAGGTCGAGACATGCCTGCTGTGTGTCACCCGATGGAAATAAAATGTACTTTCATGGAGGACTCCTCAATTCCAGTATGTCTTTGTTGAATGATTTATACAGCTATGACTTAAGCACTGGAAGTTGGGACGGGCCATACAAGTTTGTTTATCGGTTTCACCACTCCATCTTCATATTCAATGGTAAACTCTTCAGTTTTGGAGGTCTCAATGAGAATATGAATCATGTAAGTGACAAGATTGCATTCTTCGACTTACAGGATCACACCACCGGAGAAATCTCCATATCCTCTAAAAATGGTCACTTTGGGCTGAACATCAGGAAAATATACTTGGGTTTAGATGAATCGATTAAGCTTGATGTGACTTACCCAAGTTCAATGTTCAAGCTCAGAGATAGTACTCTTTTTCAAGTGTCCTACTATAACCTCAAACAATTGAAGTATGTGAGCGTACTTGATCTGAGCAACTTGAAAAGTCTCTTCCGAAAGACTTATAATGAagacatcaccaacttctcgtGGATCACGGCTGTCATTTCTGACCATGGTTGTTTGCTTctttttggctgcaaacaaagGTCATATGGGCTGCTGACTTTGATGTCAGCTGAGACTGTCAGGGCCGACAATCATATTAATGCTACTTCCAAtgctgatgaagaagatgagctCACAGATGATGAGGAAATGGTTGCTGAATCTGAGGATGAGACTGCCTACGAATTTGACGACCGTATAATCCGTGACCTGGATATCGATTTGGTGGAGAACGGAAATATCTCTGTCGTTCTCAGCATACCCCTTGAAGAGTTGGGCATCAAGTTAAACGATCCTAGAGCAAGCACAGACTCTCTTCTACAAGCAGACATGGGAAAGTTTTTAGAAAGCCAAGAGTTCACTGACTTCAAAATCTATTGCTTTAAAGAAACCAATGCAAGAGTCAAGTACTTAGATAATCCAGAGATGCTCGAAGATGTTTCAatgtttgaagatggacCTGATAACTGCCAATTTGAAGTCCTCAACGTTCACAGAATGATTTTATTAGCAAGATGGCCATACTTTAGAAGACTCATTGAAAGTGGAATGAGCGAAGCAAAACTCAATAAGATGTTTATACCAGAGCCATCGTGCTGGGTAAAAGCCATGATTTACTATTTGTATACTGGTTCTGTTGAGTTTGAGTCTTTATACATCGATAAATTTACTTATGAAGACTACTCCGGAGTTCTTATCCTTTCCAACTTTTATGAGCTAATTGACCTTCGGActttgatgttgaacaagcttTATGATAATTTGGACTCTCTTTTGGAAGCGGAAGCCCCAAGTGTAAACTTACAGACTGAAGATCGGGTAAGGTCTATTTTGAACATGTGGTGCAATGTTTTCACAGCCAACGAAACACTATTGGTTGAAAAGTTAGCTCAACTAATCAAGGCTTCTTGGTCGACCATTCTTGAATCACCTGCTTTTGCTCAATTGCCCAAATCTGCGATTGTGAAACTCACCCAAATTTGCACGGTTCTGGAGCATGAGTTCTTGGAGACTCCTAAGAAGCACTCTAGAACAAGTATAATCAACAGTGATAACGGGTTTTCATCTACTTTGGAAACTCCAGAACGGGAAGGGTGCAATTCTCCATTTCTTCAGAccccaaattcaacaaaaagcGAGGAAAGACAGAGTCCTAATGTTGGTGAAACATTGCTGCAATTACCCGTGCTACAGCACTTATCCAACTTACTTCATGATAGTATCGATGATTAA
- a CDS encoding uncharacterized protein (BUSCO:EOG09261G4Z; COG:S; EggNog:ENOG503NTVU), whose product MSINYSVPHRVDIPVTNLDDDSDDDILFNEQIRSRSSSPLPRGDSFSDNTINDLDYEFSTKCTSPFLDRIKGLFGRNNYRHVESYELRDTLDLNDFNLRDDEENLNTRSQTIKRKHFKGLVFFLTTTVVFMTLYFLKGSAGTPAVALKTTYSNTTHSFYPTTIVISLDGFHPHYVSAKLTPSLHDMMMNEYGAPYMIPSFPSSTFPNHWTLVTGLYPSEHGIVGNTFYDPKLKKQFVNTNPKEGGLDPDFWRGGEPIWETAYKQGVNSAVHMWPGSEVPGVGIGNGPLHVDRYNGSEHLSSKVDRVMAWLDVDHISERPELILTYVPTIDSYGHQFGISGPKMRRALASVDDFVNMMRKEITFRSLDDIVNLVIVSDHGMAPTSNNRLLFLDDIIDLSKIQHIDGWPLFGLRPYKEYSVDEIIEELNTNINKLDDSVKNNFDIHTVETLPKEWDFGGDLNDHKFNYRLAPIWIVPKVGYSITTHQQMDEKHNDYTPKGVHGYNNTELLMRAIFLGSGPYFRAKLTGENKRVQPFRNTEVYNLICESLSLKPSPNNGTMDNGYIISAIDERNLLPDEWSEPLSYPNLDYHVDSIVQNATYDLLWRQQVADKSDTHTQSNPKQSLSVEESTLAADLDVSIPKPFDIVSTATKINQITTPTEGPSPGGFLDNLLDQISEVGEGIEDSFEEVGDHLKDTWKDLESFIDGDKNR is encoded by the coding sequence ATGTCTATTAACTATTCAGTACCACACAGGGTCGATATACCTGTGACgaacttggatgatgatagtgatgatgatatcctATTTAATGAGCAGATCAGGTctcgttcaagttcaccCCTTCCTCGAGGCGACAGTTTTCTGGACAATACAATAAATGACTTGGACTACGAATTCTCTACCAAGTGCACATCTCCTTTCCTAGATCGGATCAAAGGCCTTTTTGGCAGAAATAACTACCGCCATGTCGAGAGCTATGAGCTTCGTGACACCCTTGATTTGAATGACTTTAACTTACGTGATGACGAAGAGAACTTGAATACTCGCTCCCAAACCATCAAGAGGAAACACTTCAAAGGGCTAGTGTTTTTCCTCACCACCACTGTGGTCTTCATGACATTATACTTTCTCAAAGGCTCGGCCGGGACTCCAGCCGTTGCATTGAAAACCACCTATTCCAATACTACCCACAGCTTCTATCCAACCACGATAGTGATTTCTCTTGATGGGTTCCACCCCCACTATGTGAGTGCTAAATTGACTCCCTCCTTACATGACATGATGATGAATGAATACGGAGCTCCCTACATgattccttcttttcccTCGTCTACTTTTCCTAATCATTGGACTTTGGTGACGGGCCTATATCCTTCTGAGCATGGAATTGTAGGTAACACATTTTATGACCCTAAGCTCAAAAAGCAGTTTGTGAACACGAATCCAAAAGAGGGAGGATTAGACCCTGACTTCTGGAGAGGTGGAGAGCCGATCTGGGAAACTGCTTACAAACAGGGGGTGAACTCTGCTGTTCATATGTGGCCAGGTAGTGAGGTTCCAGGAGTGGGCATAGGTAATGGTCCTTTACACGTCGATAGATACAACGGGCTGGAGCACCTATCGTCGAAGGTGGACAGGGTAATGGCATGGTTGGATGTGGACCATATAAGTGAAAGACCTGAATTGATCTTGACTTATGTGCCCACAATTGATCTGTACGGACACCAGTTTGGAATTAGTGGGCCTAAGATGAGACGTGCTTTGGCTTCTGTGGACGATTTCGTCAACATGATGAGAAAGGAAATCACTTTTCGTCTGTTGGATGACATTGTCAATTTGGTAATTGTAAGCGATCATGGAATGGCACCTACTTCCAATAACAGattgttgttcttggatgATATAATTGATTTACTGAAGATCCAACATATTGATGGCTGGCCATTATTCGGGTTAAGGCCTTATAAGGAATATTCTGTCGATGAAATCATCGAAGAATTGAATACCAATATCAACAAATTGGATGACTCCGTCAAGAATAATTTCGACATCCATACGGTTGAGACTTTACCTAAAGAGTGGGATTTCGGAGGGGATCTCAACGACCATAAATTCAACTACAGATTGGCACCTATCTGGATTGTTCCCAAGGTTGGTTACTCCATTACTACTCACCAACAAATGGATGAGAAACACAATGACTACACTCCCAAAGGTGTCCATGGGTATAACAATACCGAGTTGCTCATGAGAGCCATTTTCTTGGGTTCTGGTCCTTATTTCAGAGCCAAATTAACCGGAGAAAACAAAAGAGTGCAGCCTTTTAGGAACACTGAGGTTTATAATTTGATATGTGAATCCTTGAGTTTGAAACCGTCACCCAATAATGGTACAATGGATAATGGGTACATTATTTCTGCTATCGATGAAAGGAACCTACTTCCAGATGAATGGAGTGAACCTTTGTCGTATCCGAACTTGGATTACCATGTGGATAGCATTGTTCAGAATGCTACATATGACCTTTTGTGGAGACAGCAAGTTGCTGACAAGAGTGATACCCATACCCAGTCCAACCCCAAACAGTCATTATCAGTTGAGGAATCAACTCTTGCTGCTGATCTAGATGTTTCTATCCCTAAACCTTTTGACATTGTGTCAACTGCCACAAAGATAAATCAAATAACAACACCTACGGAGGGTCCTTCTCCTGGTGGGTTTCTTGATAATCTCTTGGACCAGATCTCTGAAGTGGGAGAAGGTATCGAGGACCTGTtcgaagaagttggagacCATTTGAAAGATACCTGGAAGGATCTCGAGCTGTTTATAGATGGTGATAAAAATCGTTAA